TATATTAAAAACGATGtctgacaactttctgttatgacgttcaaaagattactttcggtttatttCTCCGCGTGCTTCTAAAAGTGCAATTCAAAATGAGAGAATACGACAGTTTCTTTTGTAATTAAGCAAAACAATAACATAATGGATAATTTCAGTCTATCTTTTTGCAGTCCCCAACAGCAACtgacaacgtttgtttacgttttaaagcGGCGTAGTTATACACAGTGTAATACACACTGCTGTCACACAAGAGACAAACTGATCTCACatcggtgataatgcgagaaaacaGGATTACTGTGAATGAAATTTGTAACGTATAGTTATATACTTTTCATCAATGACGCAAATGATTACTTGGGGTGCAAAAGGGGTTTGTATAATTATACCAAATTTCAATATCTAATTGAACAAGTAATAAGGGATCATTCCACaaatatgtattatacatgtatcaggtgatcaaatacggtcggatGTGATTAAATCTATTATTAACCCTTTTGGGCTTAGCCTTATTAAACTTGATCTTCCCTACCATATTTGATCGATTACTTATTCTTAATATGAAATCACATCATGCTctgttaatgattttatttacgaaaatgaaagtttatgttttaaatcattGGAGCCTAAAAAGTAAAGCACTTGTTCTGAtatgaaatgataattattcGAGATAAAGTTTCatgatttcattaaaaagtCAGCGTTCTATAATAGTAAGAAAACAAATCCAGTCCATAGCATACGTGTACATGTCGCATAGCGGTTATAAAACCTGCTGCCACTCCTGGGTTCATGAATCTAGCCCCGGCTAAAAGCACAGGCGTGACTACCACGGCGGCGACTCCAGTCCCAACCACCATCAGAGTCTTTCCTGATACAGGCcactctgataaaaaaaaaaccctcaaagaTTGTAATCATTTAAGGAgcctggatggtcaacaaattaaccatcataTCTACCTTAAACATTTTCCACATTACATTTTAGTGTATAAACTATTGTTTAGTGAGAAAAAATTCACATGTTTTACTTTAAATCTTGACAACTTTTAACATTAATAATCTTTATGCAAAGCtctgaaaacattttattttgattcatgATCATATAAATTGGCTAAAAGTCaataataattgaataaaacaattaaCTACATCTtgtgtttttgaaataaatgcatCCTCTTTTTTTGgctaaattaaaaattttattttttggtttgcatatatttaatattaataaacaaGTACATGTGATCGTCTTTGTTGAGCTCTTAAAATAACGCAAACACAAACAAAGATGAAGTAcattaatatcttttatataaCCTGAACAAAACTTTAGCATACCACAAACCTAGTTGATGAAAAGGGAAACAGTAATTATTCAGATAGAGAGTATGCAAGAATCATCAACACgaaacaaaatttcaattacaatgtactaCTTCATCAAAATGATACTCTAggatcaaacaaaaattgatcaCTTTAATTAATACTCTGAAAAGACTTCTTTCCTGGAATTGgtaatgatttcttttttaataaataaatttgtaaaataattttaaagtacaCTTAAAAAGGTAGGTTTTTAAATCTTGAATGCAGCGTGAACCTTTATTTCTGAGGTGAGGATGTATTTAAATGTAACTTGCTCATGTCTTTTTTGTTAAAGGAGTGTGTTTGTTTCTTgtaaagttgggggggggggggtacctagctttaaaaaacaaactcatGTCTTTACCTTTTTGACAACTAGGGACATCATGGTTCCATTTCCTTTGTTTTTGTGAGTATCGTATGATATGACAGCCTGAAGGTTCATATCCACTATCACATCTTAATATACAACGGTTATTTCTTGTATCTTCCTCCCAATAGCCATGCAATGGGTCACCTGTCAAAAGATACaaatattacatacatgtatgtaattgtaTAAATCGattaacatttataaataataaaatataggtACAATCGTGGATATATCTATGGTAGAGCGTTTCTTTACACAGGGGGTTAACAAATAATTCATTGGCAACGTTAAACATTAAGGACTCCGATACGATTTTGGTTCCTCCAACctgattcatttttttgtaattcgGGAAGGGGGTTAAAAGGCGTAATATAACATGTAACTTGCTCATGCCTTTACCTTCTTAGCAAATAGAAATACCATGGTTCCTTTTCTCTTCCCAGTAATTGTATCCGATAACATAACATTCTGAAGGGCGCTCACTACGAAGACATGCTTATGCAAAGGAAAGCCCTAGATCTTAACTcataatagtttaaaaatcattgtcGGAAATCCCCAACCAATCTCGCATTCAATTGATCAGTGTGTTAATTTCCAACGATGATTTACAAAGTGATTTCCCAACTAGAACATATTATCGTATTTTCGGATTAATGATTCGTATTTGAcgatataattaatttatttcatttatttaaggaggccgacttaagttttcattgcgcatgtttttgcgcattctagtaTTCTAATgcagttgatttatacttcttatgagaTTTTTTcgatattatttataaaattgaacacaataaataaaatacagataaaaatattaatattttaaaggaaatttttatttctaaaactatTTTTCTGATGTGGGGAAGGGGAGCGTTttcattgcgcttttatgacgtaaTGATTAAATTAAGTTTATGGGATaatgttataagaaataacattaaAGAAAAAGTAGAGATTGTGCGCCGCTGAAATTTTATCTACaaaatgatgctatcctcgaaGACATTTCCcttatttttggaatgaatccattatacaaGTCTTCATTTGTAATGATTCAAATATATTGCAAACTTTGGTGCAttgtaatattttgagatggtcccacTAAAatccagacggtagaatttagAATGTTtcacatataaggtaggaaatgattttaataatcatatataacaattgggaaaaaatatattgtagtattttctaaatctgctttgatgtgcgaaaaatgacagtttcctatgtATTCCTATAGTAGTTGTATTTAGGCCTTTACTTTGAGATGGTCCCAGAAAAGAACCAGACGGCCGGTTTTCTTGAaactttgcaaataaactagagttggtttgaATTACATAtgactaaaaaataaaaagttttgctattgtagtttttctgcaaaaaaaacccaaatcggcctctTTAATGATTATTTGTAATAACTGactgaaaaaatatgttaaccGTGGCATCTAAGGTAGATCGGACTCCAATTATTCAAAAACACAACACAGAaacagaaaaaaggaaaagaaaagaaaaaaaactgcgTGTTCAATACTGCAACCTTGACGTCGTTTTctgagcattgtgacgtcaaaagatAAGGACCCTTTTCTCGTGACGGCAGTCATATGTATTGCGGTCTAAGATGATAAAATTGATCAGTTGATGCGTCTTAGATCCTAAGATATGATGTCCAAAATAAATCAAGAttcttttcacaaaatattcaatgtattgtAAACTCGTGGATTAcatgtttttgagaaaagtttcACATTTAAATAAAGTGTTGTTCAGGCGTGCGTTGTCGCCCATGGGTTTCTTGTTTTCATGTATAAGTGattaatgattaaaatcaatAGAGTAATCTTTCACAgacattttaaacatatattctAAATCACCATTAAACTACCATTGTCACAATACTTCACAACCGCAATTATGTTAAATGTTATTTGTGTATTGCCAAACTTTTTATTATGCATTTAATACTTGAAATATCCAAATATGTGAACCTGTTAACTTGACAATTTCAATAGGCACGCCATTTAAAACTCacaatgccttttaaaaaaagattgttttcAACCGACAGAAAAAGAAGTGTCATGCATTAAAAATTCTGTTTACTAGTATTCATACCTGAAGTACAAGTGATATCGTAAGAAACATCTTTACGCATGCGTGCATTGCACGTTGCCAAGGACACCGTGCAACGCCAATTAGGCCTTATTTTGTTAGCGTAATTAAAGTCAACAACAACAAAGTCTTTCAAAGAAGTCAACTTTCAAGAAGCCTTTTAAAATTCCCCTATGTTATCAATTCCCTTTTGGTTTATTTGACTACTTTATCTATTTCTTTAAATAGAAAATGCTCATGTTTCAAAAACGAATGAAGCTGAATAAGATTGGTAAAGATTGGGAAGAAAGAACCTAAataacaatctctctctcttctctctctctctctctctctctctctctctctctctctctctctgaacaTCTGAATATTACAAAGTAATGAAgtattttccagaaatattaaTTCGAAAGTAGAATATAGAATGCATTGTACATGCTATGTGTTTGAACATCGTCTCGATATGCGTAAGTTAAAGCATGACAATAGAAAACTTACTTGAACATTTGGAATCAACGAATTAAGTCTGTCCCATACACAGATGACACAGGCGGAAAAAATATACACAGTTCACCGCCGACACAATGTAAAAATGGATTCTAGTCTGATTTCCCccaaacaattaaaacaatatgattttccgttccaatatttttttaagaacattgataatgcttttatcctcataataataatgtgtcgGGACtatgaaaactgtttaaaagacatCTGTGTTTAAAAcacctaaaaaaattaaattctaaaatattgaCGATGgttcctctcaagttaaaataaaaagaaacttaacatgctaaacaaaaattaaaacaagctAAATCCACcgtcacaaatgaaaatgtaaacgcactgaaatatttaacctcaatttacttcacataattggcacaaatatattttggatgtttcaaatattcccttcgcacaacaagcaaattcatctccGTTCAAGATGGCTGCTTCTAACATAGACTGGTCCTCTAAACTACTACATGAAATATCAAGGccgaagttaaactgattgatccccattctctctgtcttattattagttttgtaaattactcaaatttgaaacagtaTTAGCCCTTTATTTTTGCAATGTACATTTTGCTTCCCATcaggatgatttatgctaaaatacattgaatttgactcagtagtccttgagaagaagatgtttaaaaataCGCCCCCttttacagtttcgaggtttctCCGCTTTGAAAAAAGATCGGTCATTCATTTCTGCGATTGATATTTGCCTTCCTATAAatatgctttgtgccaaattcgGTTGAAATTAgccaagcggttttagagaagttcaaaatgtaaaaagtttacagacggacagacggatggacaaatagacggacgacggacaaaatgtgatcagaatagcccatttgagctttcagctcacgTGAGCTAAAAATTGCTTGGAATTTCTTTCTTCACTTTATAACGAGTATtcgattaataaaaacaatttagtCGATGATTCGCGTGACCGAGCGATAGGCgagtactcgttgacatccctaGAATTTATTGATCCCTCTAGATCTCTTTTCGCAAACCCTAACAGTGGAAAATTGATCATAGGGTGTATTGGATATTCTGGCCTCGAGAATCGAAGTTGTTTACTGTTCTATATGTTTTACTACATGAGGCTTTTAGAAGTTTACAGACTCCTGTACACAATTAAAAGccttaaagttaataaaaaaaagttgtaaacATATCGCgttgttacaacgcactttgaattaaaaaaattccaagtgCGTTAGTTTTGGAACAAAGTCAACgtactttgaaaaaagaatatttttgtatcgtcgatattaacgcactttaaataataattgttcAGGGATTTGTCGAAATAAGtgatacttttatatataagaaataattgttttaacctCGTTAATCTCAATAGgggatgtttaaaaaaagaacacaaaTGCATTCTCAGCTATCTTGATAAACTGTTTCTGCATTAGAATTGTTTTCCTTTCTCATAAGCTTGTGtagtttgacaatttacatATAAAGAACATATCGTGAGGTTTAATTTATCCAAATATAACATAAACTGCATCGCTTAACAATTGCCTAGTCCTTTTTTTATGTATGCAGATACAAATTTATTTCATCTCTGGTACATCAGGCTATGCCAGATTGATgcacatgtgtatatatattgataatggagatcaatgtataacatatttataaaaaaaaaaacaagatgtgAAATAAGAATACAATagtaatgtttatcaaaaacaatacgACCTTTTGGAACTTCAGTGCAAGAAAAAAGCCCACATCTTATGCttatttcaaactttataattaTTGAATGTTTGGCAacgtaacttttttttatatctaatgaagcgatatatttgattagaatttgaaaataGGGTGTATGTTGAAACCCTTACAGACGCGGTTAAAAGGACAATATAACGTTGTGTTTTCAAGTCAAAGGATAACCATCTcaattttataaagtaaaaattgacaataacaTGGTCTCTGTAAATATGAGaacatatttattctttagtaTGTAAAAGTAATCTAAAAAGAGCAGAACATGAGTGTTTCAAAATTAACTTAAAATGTACAAATCAAATGAAACTCATTAAACTTTAAATAACGATATCTACTTGTTatttttaggtaaaaaaaaaatcctcccTTCCCCCGGAAAAAAACTCTTAACGTCGTGCAGGTAACCGCCCTTGTGCCAGTTCCTATAGCACTTTTTGGTCTCGGTAAAAAACCTAATAGAGAACCCTGTATAATTGTAGTAtctttgctaaaaaaaaaagaaagaggggaaaaaaaaggaattatttaaaaaaccaacccaaaaacaaaaatgtcacAAGTCTCAAAAGAAAGTATCTAATGGGTATAGTGATTAAGGTTGCTTGTCACAAACAGTTTATCCAGCTATTCTGTTTCACAATTGGAGAACGCAGAGGACGTCGCATAGGTTATCGCCCCTGTTACAGCCCCTACTGCCCCTTTAGTGGCGACAGTCGTCCCTACCACACCAGCACTCTGTGCCAAAGCAAACCAGCTACCCGCCGCCGTACAAGGGGCCTAGAAAAAGAAGAATAATGTTTTAAAGCCGATAAAAAGTTGATATAAGTTGATACAGGTGACactcgatggctcgaacttcgatctCTTGAAGTGAACTCACTGTcccgatttttttctttatataactaagcaaatttactcttggTCTCTCGAACTCCGATatctcgaagttcttgatctctcgaagtaaaACCCAAGTCccgttatacatattttattgtttttcactcTTGATAACTCGAAGTGGGTGTTGCATGTGTACACAAGGGGCGTATCTAGCGTATAATTATAGCTCCGCGTGGACCCTACCTGAATGGTTGAGTGAACTCTTCGGGGTTAGCGTGATAGTGATAATTGGTTGATTACGTAAGTGACATTATCCATTGCTCACTTCAAAGGGTAGATTGGTAATTTGTTACTGATCTATGAATTTCAACAACTTGTGAAAGTTACGGTCAACtgctctttatttaaaatattctaacgTTATGATTAAGAAGAAATAATATGCTTGAAAGTTTTTTaacgtgaaaaaaatatacttaataACCACTCAACTAagttttgtattgtataaattgaattaatataGCAGAAAATACGATCGAAATCATATCAGACTATCCTTCCAtgctataaatataaatttccgGCTACTATAATTTTAGAACCAAAATGACCGGAACAAacatttccggatttttttttaactttcgatctctcgaactcttgatctctcgaagtttaatcatggtcccctgaagttcgagttatcgagattcaactgtatttcaaacgtgtacgggtacgtgTACTAGGAGAATAACCTAAATTCTTCGCGTATTgcgtcatcagtttttgtgagGACATGGTGTCCTCTACACGTAAGTATAAACGTGtagctttttacaacaaataataTCTTATTGCTGAGTAAATGTAttcttgtgatacattatatagatatttaaacttcatttgcatgaaaattgataaaaaattaaccatttattttgaattaactAATAATTACCTTATTTGATTACCTCATAATACTAGaagaatgatttttaaactttttttaaaacccaCAGTCATGCTctgataatgattttttttacgaaaatgaaAGTTTTACGTTTGAAAACACTGGAGCCACAAAAGTAAAGCACTTGTTCTGATATGAAAAAGATAATTATAGGATATAAAgttgcattgttttttaaaggcAGTGTTATAttcaacagtaaaaaaaaattaaaaacgaaTTTGTATTTAATCTTCTCCAGTTTAAATTATACCTGAAACATAGCAGCTAAAGAACCCGCTGCCACTCCTGTGGCGGTAAATCCAGCCCCGGCTAAAACCAAAGGAGTGGCTACCACAGCGGCGGCGACTCCGGTCCCTACCACCGCCATAGTCTTTCCCGAAACAGGCCACTCTGTTATTAAAAATCAGAGATTGGAATCATTTAAGGAgcctggatggtcaacaaattaaccatcataTCTACCTTAAATATTTTCCACATTACATTTAAGGGTATAAACTATTGTGTAGTATGGAAAAACTCACACGTTTTACTTTAAATCTTGACAATTTTTAACATCTCTACACgaatctctaaaaaaaaatttaatttacaaaatttgctaaaagTCAATAATAATTGCATAAAACAATGCAACTACATCACGTATTTTTGAAATAACGACATCTTTTCctcttaattaaaaatcaaattttttggtttgcatatgtttaatattaataaacaagacttagtacatgtatcaaaatgcATGTGATTATCTTCGTGGACGCTCTTTGAATAACGcaaacacaaacaaacaaagataaattacataaatttctttgatataagccaaacaaacaaacttttTTAGTATACCACAAACCTTTTTGATGAAAAGGGAAACACTTATTATTCAGAAAGAGAGTATGCAAGAATCATCAACATGAAACAATGTTTCAATTACTACTTCATCAAAATGGTGCTCTAGgatcaaacaaaaatttatcaCTTTCATAAATACTTGTAGGTGACGTCATTCTTTGAATTGGTAATGGTTTCGTTTTCTATTAAAtaaatttgcaatttaaaagtACACTTTAAAACTCTTGTAGAAAGGTAGGTTTTTAAATCTTGAATGCAATTTTACGTGACCCTTTACTCTGGAGGCGAggatgtattacatgtatttagctaATGTCTTTACTTTCTTGACAAGTAGGAATATCGTGGTTCCATTTCTCTGTGCAGCAATTGTATCGGATAACATGACAACCTGACGGTTCATATCCACTAtgacatttcaaaatacatcGGTCTTTCTCTGTGTCTTCAGCCCAATAGCCATGCTCAGGGTTTCctttcaaaagataaaaaaactaACATACAtgtgaatataaaaatgtttagcatttataaataataagatATAGGTCCAATCGTAGATCTATCCTGGTAGAGCGTTTCCTTACACAGTAAGTTAACAATTAATCCAACCTTAAACATAAGTGACGCCGATACGATTTCCTTTGTGTGTTCCAAcctgatttaaaatgttaatggGGAAGGGGCTTGAGTGTGTAATACAGCTGTAACATGTAACTTGCTCATACCTTTACCTTCTTAACAAAGAGGAACACCATGGTTCATTTTCTCTTCCCAGCTATTGTATCGGATAACATAACTTCCTGAAGGGCGTTCATTAGGAACCGATAGGCTCTGTTGAGATAGGACATGATAATAGGAGATATTATTTTCAcgataaagaaaaaagtaatcACGATTTGAGCAACGATTAGACCCACGAACAAATTAATCAATATAGCCTGACTGATAAAAGTGGCAGGGGGTAGTTTCGAACGAAAGACCtggtcaaaatttgaaataaaagggagaacctgaggcgtggctggttatttgaggggtataaattgttaaaatatctatGGCATTCATTTTGTGGTTAGAGGggctcatgtcaatttcattgatatatgacactttcatactggtagcacttttcattaGATATGGAATGAACATGCGAAACagtggccaaaattttcactttcggttttgtgcttgaaaagtagagtgggttcagaacacgaaatgtcacccaaaaaggtgattgacccccatCAATTGGTAAATATTTGCATGGAtatacattaagctaccaatcctatggtagtttatggcagttgctcgggactggagcgtggtgctggacccgtgataatgtgaaaaaatggcaattttcagaaaattttgagaccgtccctggctatTCTATAGAGTGCTATTTGTCatttgtacttgttttattctgaaatgtttaaaaattctcaagagtcgggaccatgtgtcacctgcatgcaaaccaattttagcaaatttaaaaatccactgaaaaattaaatcaaatatatgagcactcacatttcctcgaccaaaaaaactatcccctgccaccaaAATTGACACATCGCAACTGAACGCAGCGTATTGTGCAGTTTGTCTCCTCCAAGATTGATCCAGATCATCAAAAGCAGGGGCACGATTAAATGCGACATGTTGCGCTTGGTAACGATGCGATGCGATCTAATACGATGGTAACGAATAATTACGATTGAAATAGTGGTAGTGATATATGAAATCTAGTACTAGTATCTAGTAGCCATGTTAAGCATACAAATGataatagataaatattttttgctttaaacTAAAACCGAAGGTTCAT
The window above is part of the Magallana gigas chromosome 10, xbMagGiga1.1, whole genome shotgun sequence genome. Proteins encoded here:
- the LOC136272103 gene encoding interferon alpha-inducible protein 27-like protein 2 yields the protein MVSAVICAFLVFLGMGLVSYVDSKCPGNPEHGYWAEDTEKDRCILKCHSGYEPSGCHVIRYNCCTEKWNHDIPTCQEKWPVSGKTMAVVGTGVAAAVVATPLVLAGAGFTATGVAAGSLAAMFQAPCTAAGSWFALAQSAGVVGTTVATKGAVGAVTGAITYATSSAFSNCETE